One genomic segment of Streptomyces niveus includes these proteins:
- the metG gene encoding methionine--tRNA ligase: MAATGSEEQGGRAYYVTTPIYYVNDAPHLGHAYTTVAGDVLTRWHRQRGEKVWYLTGTDEHGQKIMRTAEANGVTPQEWADKLVDEAWRPLWDHLNIKNDDFIRTTEKRHTDRVQEFVQDLFDKDEIYKGGYEGPYCVGCEEYKLPGELLDGEGEFADLKICAIHKTPVEILKEENYFFKLSEYGPKLLAHYEANPGFIQPESARNEVVNFVKQGLQDLSISRSTFDWGVPVPWDEKHVIYVWIDALLNYATAVGYNENPAKFEETFPADVHLVGKDILRFHAIIWPAMLLAQGLPLPGKIAANGWLMVGGEKMSKSNLTGIKPQDLTSHFGVDAYRWYFLRAISFGQDGSFSWEDFSARYTSELANDYGNLASRVAAMVGKYYGGTLPETTSGGVAEQAVRDGLAKAVTEADRKIGEELDFQGGILAIFDFVKQVNGYITEQEPWKVAKDTSPDGQAALATILYTAAEALRGVAVLLNPVMPETSQKLWDSLGADAALGALADQRIQDAGTWGLLPAGTTVTKGAVLFPRLEEKPA, from the coding sequence CCTGGGCCACGCCTACACGACCGTCGCAGGCGACGTCCTCACCCGCTGGCACCGCCAGCGGGGCGAGAAGGTGTGGTACCTCACCGGCACGGACGAGCACGGTCAGAAGATCATGCGCACGGCCGAGGCGAACGGCGTCACCCCACAGGAGTGGGCGGACAAGCTCGTCGACGAGGCGTGGCGGCCTCTCTGGGACCACCTGAACATCAAAAACGACGATTTCATCCGCACGACGGAGAAGCGGCACACCGACCGCGTCCAGGAGTTCGTGCAGGATCTGTTCGACAAGGACGAGATCTACAAGGGCGGCTACGAGGGCCCGTACTGCGTGGGCTGCGAGGAGTACAAGCTCCCGGGCGAACTGCTCGACGGCGAAGGTGAGTTCGCGGATCTGAAGATCTGCGCGATCCACAAGACGCCGGTGGAGATCCTCAAGGAGGAGAACTACTTCTTCAAGCTCAGCGAGTACGGCCCCAAGCTCCTCGCGCACTACGAGGCCAACCCCGGCTTCATCCAGCCGGAGTCCGCGCGCAACGAGGTCGTGAACTTCGTCAAGCAGGGCCTCCAGGACCTGTCCATCTCCCGGTCGACGTTCGACTGGGGCGTGCCGGTGCCGTGGGACGAGAAGCACGTGATCTACGTGTGGATCGACGCGCTCCTGAACTACGCGACGGCCGTCGGCTACAACGAGAACCCGGCGAAGTTCGAGGAGACCTTCCCCGCCGACGTACACCTCGTCGGCAAGGACATCCTGCGCTTCCACGCGATCATCTGGCCCGCGATGCTGCTGGCGCAGGGGCTGCCGCTGCCCGGGAAGATCGCCGCGAACGGCTGGCTGATGGTCGGCGGCGAGAAGATGTCCAAGTCGAACCTGACCGGCATCAAGCCGCAGGACCTGACCTCGCACTTCGGTGTGGACGCGTACCGCTGGTACTTCCTGCGGGCGATCTCGTTCGGGCAGGACGGCTCGTTCTCCTGGGAGGACTTCTCCGCCCGGTACACCTCCGAGCTGGCCAACGACTACGGCAACCTCGCCTCGCGCGTGGCGGCGATGGTCGGCAAGTACTACGGCGGCACGCTGCCGGAGACCACGTCCGGCGGGGTCGCCGAGCAGGCCGTACGCGACGGCCTGGCGAAGGCGGTCACCGAGGCCGACCGGAAGATCGGCGAGGAGCTGGACTTCCAGGGCGGGATCCTGGCGATCTTCGACTTCGTGAAGCAGGTCAACGGCTACATCACGGAGCAGGAGCCCTGGAAGGTCGCGAAGGACACGTCCCCGGACGGCCAGGCGGCACTCGCGACGATCCTGTACACGGCGGCGGAGGCGCTGCGCGGGGTGGCGGTGCTGCTGAACCCGGTGATGCCTGAGACGTCGCAGAAGCTGTGGGACTCCCTGGGCGCGGACGCCGCGCTGGGCGCGCTGGCGGACCAGCGAATCCAGGACGCGGGCACGTGGGGCCTGCTCCCGGCGGGCACGACGGTCACGAAGGGCGCGGTGCTGTTCCCTCGCCTGGAGGAGAAGCCGGCGTAG
- a CDS encoding L,D-transpeptidase family protein has translation MSYRSGPRPHGVAALLLTAGLLLSGCAGGSGPKGVNDKGGKGAEGAGGGLGRAVPGPAAEEQTEARVVRPREIPSLGPKTRSRIPEDSRQAVVVTGDAPDSNRAMLVLYERDPVEGWRSVSDPWPAHNALKGWTDDHRQGDLRSPIGVFGLTDAGGRLPDPGTKLPYDRGPAFTLDGVGFEGEPLAGSFDHVVAINYNRRPGTTPLDWTRPLGAGKGGGIWIHVDHGGPTQGCVSLPMGRMKELLRWLDPGSVPQVVMGDVSSLGR, from the coding sequence ATGTCTTACCGCTCAGGGCCGCGGCCGCACGGGGTGGCCGCGCTTCTGCTCACCGCCGGTCTGCTGCTCAGCGGCTGCGCGGGCGGGTCCGGTCCGAAGGGGGTGAACGACAAGGGCGGGAAGGGGGCGGAGGGTGCCGGTGGTGGTCTGGGCCGGGCGGTGCCGGGTCCGGCGGCGGAGGAACAGACCGAGGCGCGGGTCGTGCGCCCGCGGGAGATCCCGTCGCTCGGCCCGAAGACCCGGTCGCGGATCCCCGAGGACAGCCGCCAGGCCGTCGTGGTGACCGGGGACGCGCCGGACTCGAACCGCGCCATGCTGGTCCTCTACGAGCGTGACCCGGTGGAGGGGTGGCGCTCGGTCTCGGACCCGTGGCCGGCGCACAATGCCCTGAAGGGCTGGACCGACGACCACCGGCAGGGTGATCTCCGGAGCCCGATCGGTGTCTTCGGCCTGACGGACGCGGGTGGGCGGCTGCCGGATCCGGGGACGAAGCTGCCGTACGACCGGGGGCCGGCCTTCACGCTCGACGGCGTCGGCTTCGAGGGCGAGCCGTTGGCGGGGTCCTTCGACCACGTGGTCGCCATCAACTACAACCGCCGGCCGGGGACGACCCCGCTGGACTGGACGCGTCCGCTGGGCGCGGGCAAGGGCGGGGGCATCTGGATCCACGTGGATCACGGGGGGCCGACGCAGGGCTGTGTCTCACTGCCGATGGGTCGTATGAAGGAGCTGCTGCGGTGGCTGGACCCGGGGTCTGTGCCGCAGGTGGTGATGGGCGACGTGTCCTCGCTGGGCCGGTAG
- a CDS encoding SigE family RNA polymerase sigma factor, giving the protein MDPGDRDRDPDRDGDFEAFVAARGPRLLRVAWLLTGDAHLAEDLLQTTLAKVWPKWHRISGERPEAYVRKALVHTHASWWRRRWRGEVPHGEVPDAVGSFDAYESVDLEQSLAAAVRSLPIGQRAVVVLRFFEDLSVEDTAATLGCAPGTVKSQSAKALRTLRAVLPVPAEGGERG; this is encoded by the coding sequence ATGGACCCCGGCGACCGCGACCGCGACCCCGATCGCGACGGCGACTTCGAGGCGTTCGTCGCTGCCCGTGGGCCCCGACTGCTCCGGGTGGCCTGGCTGTTGACGGGCGACGCGCACCTGGCCGAGGACCTGCTCCAGACGACCCTCGCCAAGGTGTGGCCCAAGTGGCACCGGATCTCCGGGGAGCGGCCGGAGGCGTACGTACGCAAGGCGCTGGTCCACACGCACGCCTCGTGGTGGCGACGGCGCTGGCGCGGGGAGGTGCCGCACGGCGAAGTCCCGGACGCGGTGGGCTCGTTCGACGCGTACGAGAGCGTGGATCTGGAGCAGTCGCTGGCAGCGGCGGTCCGTTCGCTGCCGATCGGGCAGCGCGCCGTCGTCGTGCTGCGCTTCTTCGAGGACCTGAGCGTCGAGGACACGGCGGCGACGCTGGGCTGTGCGCCGGGGACGGTCAAGAGCCAGTCGGCCAAGGCGTTGCGTACGTTGCGGGCCGTGCTGCCGGTGCCTGCGGAGGGGGGTGAGCGGGGGTGA
- the aspS gene encoding aspartate--tRNA ligase has protein sequence MHRYRSHTCGELRASDVSTDVRLSGWLHNRRDLGGILFIDLRDHYGLVQLVARPGTPANEELSKLTKETVVRIDGKVSARGADNVNPELPTGEIEIEVAEVEVLGAAGPLPFTINTDDGVNEERRLEYRFLDLRRERMHRNILLRTAVISAIRHKMTALGFNEMATPILAATSPEGARDFVVPSRLNPGKFYALPQAPQQFKQLLMISGFDRYFQIAPCFRDEDARADRSPGEFYQLDVEMSFVEQEDVFRPIEKMMTELFTEFGGGREVTSPFPRIPFRESMLKYGNDKPDLRAKLELVDISDVFEGSEFKAFAGKHVRALPVPDTAGQSRKFFDGLGDYAVEQGAKGLAWVRVGEDGSLAGPIAKFLTEDNVKVLTERLSLVPGHAIFFGAGEFDEVSKIMSAVRVEAAKRSGNFEEGVFRFCWVVDFPMYEKDEETGKIDFSHNPFSMPQGGLDDLETKDPLDILAWQYDIVCNGIELSSGAIRNHQPDVMLKAFEIAGYARETVEQEFAGMLRAFRLGAPPHGGIAPGVDRIVMLLADEPNIRETIAFPLNGNAQDLMMGAPSELDETRLRELNIQLRKPVAK, from the coding sequence ATGCATCGGTACAGGTCCCACACCTGCGGCGAGCTCCGCGCCTCTGACGTCTCCACCGACGTCCGGCTGAGCGGCTGGCTGCACAATCGGCGAGACCTGGGCGGCATCCTCTTCATCGATCTCCGTGACCACTACGGTCTCGTCCAGCTCGTCGCCCGGCCGGGCACCCCCGCCAACGAGGAGCTGTCGAAGCTCACCAAGGAGACCGTCGTCCGTATCGACGGCAAGGTCTCCGCCCGTGGCGCGGACAACGTGAACCCGGAGCTGCCGACCGGCGAGATCGAGATCGAGGTCGCCGAGGTCGAGGTGCTCGGCGCCGCCGGACCGCTGCCGTTCACGATCAACACCGACGACGGCGTCAACGAGGAGCGGCGGCTCGAATACCGCTTCCTCGACCTGCGCCGCGAGCGCATGCACCGCAACATCCTGCTGCGCACGGCCGTCATCTCCGCCATCCGGCACAAGATGACCGCGCTGGGCTTCAACGAGATGGCGACCCCGATCCTGGCGGCCACCTCCCCCGAGGGCGCCCGCGACTTCGTGGTCCCCTCCCGGCTGAACCCGGGCAAGTTCTACGCGCTGCCGCAGGCCCCGCAGCAGTTCAAGCAGCTGCTGATGATCTCCGGCTTCGACCGCTACTTCCAGATCGCGCCCTGCTTCCGCGACGAGGACGCCCGCGCCGACCGGTCGCCCGGCGAGTTCTACCAGCTCGACGTGGAGATGTCCTTCGTCGAGCAGGAGGACGTCTTCCGGCCGATCGAGAAGATGATGACCGAGCTGTTCACCGAGTTCGGCGGCGGACGCGAGGTCACGTCCCCCTTCCCGCGCATCCCGTTCCGCGAGTCGATGCTCAAGTACGGCAACGACAAGCCGGACCTGCGGGCCAAGCTGGAACTGGTCGACATCTCCGACGTCTTCGAGGGCTCCGAGTTCAAGGCGTTCGCGGGCAAGCACGTGCGCGCGCTGCCGGTGCCGGACACGGCCGGCCAGTCGCGGAAGTTCTTCGACGGCCTCGGTGACTACGCGGTCGAGCAGGGCGCCAAGGGTCTGGCGTGGGTGCGGGTCGGCGAGGACGGTTCGCTGGCCGGTCCGATCGCCAAGTTCCTCACCGAGGACAACGTCAAGGTCCTCACCGAGCGTCTGTCGCTCGTCCCCGGCCACGCGATCTTCTTCGGCGCGGGCGAGTTCGACGAGGTCTCGAAGATCATGAGCGCGGTCCGCGTCGAGGCGGCCAAGCGGTCGGGCAACTTCGAGGAGGGCGTGTTCCGGTTCTGCTGGGTCGTCGACTTCCCGATGTACGAGAAGGACGAGGAGACCGGCAAGATCGACTTCTCGCACAACCCGTTCTCCATGCCGCAGGGCGGACTCGACGACCTGGAGACGAAGGACCCGCTGGACATCCTGGCGTGGCAGTACGACATCGTCTGCAACGGCATCGAGCTGTCGTCCGGCGCGATCAGGAACCACCAGCCGGACGTGATGCTCAAGGCGTTCGAGATCGCGGGCTACGCCCGCGAGACCGTCGAGCAGGAGTTCGCGGGCATGCTGCGCGCGTTCCGCCTCGGCGCCCCGCCGCACGGCGGCATCGCGCCGGGCGTCGACCGCATCGTGATGCTGCTCGCGGACGAGCCCAACATCCGCGAGACGATCGCCTTCCCGCTCAACGGCAACGCGCAGGACCTGATGATGGGTGCGCCGAGCGAACTGGACGAGACGCGGCTGCGCGAGCTGAACATCCAGCTTCGCAAGCCGGTCGCGAAGTAG
- a CDS encoding ATP-binding SpoIIE family protein phosphatase, with amino-acid sequence MRTEDVLAAIATGLWRWDNAAGLVTLDAEAARLFGLPAEPTVLSEAAMRARLHPVDWNETYGIIRLAVAEGTLAEAHVRVVGEDGQIIRTIRSRSKPLATEREYGEDYELVGTVQEIVHPHAGALTGRSPVAGDWRRSREAFLLDAGRALAEARSTAEVLRVAASLSMPGFSPDGLAVFGVEGERLTVIGHHGHEDGAEGPFTDMSVSTDYPAAEVVRTGRAIYLATPREYQDRYPATWPLVRRFERRSWAFVPLVVAGRTMGAWMAAFKHPVTFTPDERSVLTTVARMLAQALARAEVTETERELSLGLQRSMMPTLGPDIPNMSVAARYVPTGGGLQVGGDWYDIIPLPGGNKVALVIGDVQGHDVRAAGLMGQLRIALRAYAAEGHRPDAVLSRASRFLHGMYEFSTAQGPTHPDQSDEGENSDYTVPRFATCLYMEVDPDSGTLDIARAGHPDPVIRSADGIALIRQTAGGLPLGIEADSDYPTTRVVLEPGDTLMLCTDGLIETGGHDMLSGWTRLRPVLENTTDTSLEKLADALVEAVHGPGSHYTTGPLADRREDDIALLLLSRHSSPARRPPRRTVLTIAQAEPEQVADARRQLRDLLHDWTDEEQVDSAVLMLSEMATNVLVHTDGDAVLIAEAAGDRGNRRLRVEVADASDELPHRRRPGELASSGRGLLLMEMLADAWGVDPRGEGKSIWFEIYEENPTPLSPK; translated from the coding sequence ATGCGCACCGAGGATGTACTGGCCGCGATCGCGACCGGTCTGTGGCGCTGGGACAACGCGGCCGGGCTCGTCACCCTCGACGCGGAGGCGGCTCGGCTGTTCGGGCTGCCCGCCGAGCCCACGGTCCTCAGCGAGGCGGCCATGCGCGCGCGCCTGCATCCGGTCGACTGGAACGAGACGTACGGCATCATCCGCCTCGCGGTCGCCGAGGGGACACTCGCCGAGGCCCATGTCCGGGTCGTGGGCGAGGACGGGCAGATCATCCGTACGATCAGGTCCCGCTCGAAGCCGCTGGCCACGGAGCGGGAGTACGGCGAGGACTACGAGCTGGTCGGCACGGTCCAGGAGATCGTCCATCCGCACGCGGGCGCGCTGACCGGCCGCAGCCCCGTGGCCGGCGACTGGCGGCGCTCCCGCGAGGCGTTCCTGCTCGACGCCGGCCGGGCGCTCGCCGAGGCGCGCTCCACCGCCGAGGTGCTGCGGGTCGCGGCGTCGCTGTCGATGCCGGGGTTCTCCCCCGACGGCCTCGCCGTCTTCGGCGTCGAGGGCGAGCGGCTGACGGTCATCGGGCACCACGGGCACGAGGACGGCGCGGAGGGGCCCTTCACCGACATGTCCGTGAGCACGGACTACCCGGCGGCCGAGGTCGTACGGACCGGCCGGGCCATCTATCTGGCGACGCCCAGGGAGTACCAGGACCGCTACCCCGCCACCTGGCCGCTCGTACGGCGCTTCGAACGGCGGTCCTGGGCGTTCGTGCCGCTCGTCGTCGCCGGGCGCACGATGGGCGCCTGGATGGCGGCCTTCAAACACCCGGTGACGTTCACACCCGACGAGCGGTCCGTGCTGACGACGGTCGCCAGGATGCTCGCGCAGGCGCTGGCTCGCGCCGAGGTCACCGAGACGGAGCGCGAGCTGTCGCTGGGGCTCCAGCGCTCGATGATGCCGACGCTGGGGCCCGACATCCCCAACATGAGCGTCGCCGCGCGCTATGTGCCGACCGGCGGCGGGCTCCAGGTGGGCGGCGACTGGTACGACATCATCCCGCTGCCCGGCGGCAACAAGGTGGCGCTGGTCATCGGGGACGTCCAGGGGCACGACGTGCGGGCGGCGGGGCTGATGGGGCAGCTGCGGATCGCGCTGCGCGCGTACGCGGCGGAGGGGCACCGGCCCGACGCCGTACTGTCCCGTGCCTCGCGCTTCCTGCACGGCATGTACGAGTTCTCGACCGCGCAGGGCCCCACGCACCCCGACCAGAGCGACGAGGGGGAGAACTCCGACTACACCGTGCCGCGCTTCGCGACGTGCCTGTACATGGAGGTCGACCCGGACTCCGGCACGCTCGACATCGCACGGGCCGGGCACCCGGACCCGGTGATCCGCTCGGCGGACGGCATCGCCCTGATCCGGCAGACGGCGGGCGGGCTGCCGCTGGGCATCGAGGCGGACTCGGACTACCCGACGACGCGGGTGGTCCTGGAGCCCGGCGACACCCTGATGCTCTGCACTGACGGGCTGATCGAGACCGGCGGGCACGACATGCTGAGCGGCTGGACGCGGCTGCGGCCCGTACTGGAGAACACCACGGACACGTCGCTGGAGAAGCTCGCCGACGCGCTGGTCGAGGCCGTCCACGGTCCCGGCTCGCACTACACGACGGGCCCGCTCGCCGACCGCCGCGAGGACGACATCGCGCTGCTGCTGCTCTCCCGCCACAGCTCACCGGCCCGTCGGCCCCCGCGCCGTACGGTGCTGACCATCGCCCAGGCCGAACCGGAACAGGTCGCGGACGCGCGACGCCAGCTGCGGGACCTGCTGCACGACTGGACGGACGAGGAGCAGGTCGACTCGGCGGTGCTGATGCTCTCGGAGATGGCCACGAACGTACTGGTCCACACGGACGGCGACGCGGTGCTGATCGCGGAGGCGGCGGGGGACCGGGGCAACCGCCGCCTGCGTGTGGAGGTCGCGGACGCGAGCGACGAACTGCCCCACAGACGCCGCCCGGGCGAACTGGCATCGAGCGGCCGCGGCCTGCTGCTGATGGAGATGCTGGCGGACGCGTGGGGGGTGGACCCACGTGGAGAGGGCAAATCGATCTGGTTCGAAATCTACGAGGAAAACCCCACCCCCCTTTCCCCCAAGTAA
- a CDS encoding AI-2E family transporter, whose protein sequence is MLLLVSGVVGVGIWIVVTFKTAVTPVLLAILGTALLHPLHRRLVAMRMPKSLAAGLTCLAVVAVVGGAGYIVVSALIETGDQIVSSLKQAGRDLSKHLGAAGTSLDDVASNAKNLLGKFGGTAASGVLTGLSVVGELIATAVLALLLIFFFLKDSDRVAGALRSVAPRRTGDIVEAMARRAYGAVEGFMRGTTFIALIDATCITVGLLILRVPGAVGLGALVFVGAYIPYLGAFLSGAVAVLVALADRGVVIALWALGVVLAVQVLEGHVLQPMIQSRTVQMHPAVVMLAITAGASVAGILGMLLAVPLTAAAFGVVAEVRGRYGAAGEGVA, encoded by the coding sequence GTGCTGCTGCTCGTCTCCGGGGTGGTCGGTGTCGGGATCTGGATCGTCGTCACGTTCAAGACCGCCGTGACCCCCGTCCTGCTCGCCATTCTCGGAACGGCGCTGCTCCATCCGCTCCACCGGCGGCTCGTCGCCATGAGGATGCCGAAGTCCCTGGCCGCCGGGCTGACCTGCCTCGCGGTGGTCGCCGTGGTCGGCGGGGCCGGGTACATCGTGGTCAGCGCGCTCATCGAGACCGGCGATCAGATCGTCTCCTCGCTGAAGCAGGCCGGGCGGGATCTGAGCAAGCATCTGGGCGCGGCGGGGACGTCCCTGGACGACGTCGCGTCGAACGCGAAGAACCTGCTCGGCAAGTTCGGCGGGACCGCGGCGTCGGGCGTGCTCACCGGGCTGAGTGTCGTCGGCGAGCTGATCGCCACCGCGGTCCTCGCGCTGCTGCTGATCTTCTTCTTCCTCAAGGACTCGGACCGGGTCGCGGGCGCGCTGCGCTCGGTCGCGCCGCGGCGTACCGGCGACATCGTGGAGGCGATGGCGCGGCGCGCGTACGGGGCGGTGGAGGGGTTCATGCGCGGTACGACGTTCATCGCGCTGATCGACGCGACCTGTATCACCGTCGGCCTGCTGATCCTGCGTGTGCCGGGGGCGGTCGGGCTCGGGGCGCTGGTGTTCGTGGGGGCGTACATCCCGTACCTCGGGGCGTTCCTGTCCGGTGCGGTGGCGGTCCTCGTCGCGCTGGCCGACCGGGGGGTGGTGATCGCGCTGTGGGCGCTGGGGGTCGTACTGGCCGTGCAGGTGCTGGAGGGGCATGTGCTTCAGCCGATGATCCAGAGCCGTACGGTGCAGATGCATCCGGCGGTGGTGATGCTGGCGATTACCGCGGGGGCGAGTGTGGCGGGGATTCTGGGGATGTTGCTGGCTGTGCCGCTGACTGCGGCGGCGTTCGGGGTGGTGGCGGAGGTGCGGGGGCGGTACGGGGCGGCTGGGGAGGGGGTGGCTTGA
- a CDS encoding pirin family protein yields the protein MPAVTVENPLTLPRVTAAADAVARPVLAVSTAPGGFEGEGFPVRRAFAGINYQHLDPFIMMDQMGEVEYAPGEPKGTPWHPHRGFETVTYLIDGTFIHQDSNGGGGTIRNGDTQWMTAGSGLLHIEAPPESLVTSGGLFHGLQLWVNLPAADKMMDPRYQDIRGGQVQLLTSHDGGALLRVIAGSLDGHEGPGITHTPITMIHATLRPGAEVTLPWREDFNGLAYVLAGRGSVGTDRRPVHTGQTAVFGAGSSLTVRADESQDSNTPDLEVVLLGGRPIREPMAHYGPFVMNSHAELKQAFEDFQAGRLGTVPADAA from the coding sequence ATGCCCGCTGTGACCGTCGAAAACCCGCTGACCCTTCCCCGCGTCACGGCGGCCGCCGACGCCGTCGCCCGTCCCGTACTCGCCGTGTCCACCGCGCCGGGTGGTTTCGAGGGCGAGGGATTCCCGGTGCGCCGGGCGTTCGCGGGGATCAACTACCAGCACCTCGACCCGTTCATCATGATGGACCAGATGGGCGAGGTGGAGTACGCGCCGGGAGAGCCGAAGGGCACCCCCTGGCACCCGCACCGCGGCTTCGAGACCGTGACGTACCTGATCGACGGCACCTTCATCCACCAGGACAGCAACGGTGGCGGTGGCACGATCCGCAACGGTGACACGCAGTGGATGACGGCGGGCTCCGGCCTGCTGCACATCGAGGCGCCGCCGGAGTCGCTCGTCACGTCGGGCGGTCTCTTCCACGGCCTCCAGCTCTGGGTGAACCTGCCCGCGGCCGACAAGATGATGGACCCGCGCTACCAGGACATCCGCGGCGGCCAGGTGCAGCTGCTGACGTCGCACGACGGAGGCGCGCTGCTGCGGGTGATCGCGGGCTCGCTGGACGGGCACGAGGGCCCCGGCATCACGCACACGCCGATCACGATGATCCACGCGACGCTGCGGCCGGGTGCCGAGGTCACGCTGCCGTGGCGCGAGGACTTCAACGGCCTCGCGTACGTCCTGGCGGGACGCGGCTCGGTCGGGACCGACCGGCGGCCGGTCCACACCGGCCAGACAGCGGTCTTCGGTGCGGGGTCGTCGCTGACGGTCCGCGCGGACGAGTCCCAGGACTCGAACACGCCGGATCTGGAGGTCGTCCTGCTGGGCGGGCGTCCGATCCGCGAACCGATGGCGCACTACGGGCCGTTCGTGATGAACAGCCACGCCGAGCTGAAGCAGGCCTTCGAGGACTTCCAGGCCGGCCGGCTGGGCACGGTGCCGGCGGACGCGGCGTAA
- a CDS encoding SseB family protein: MYGYDQNPGAQQQYAPPQQPMGGGGYGEQPLYPEPSPPSLADAVRAFTTGSLSAEDFQQIFATSKVYCPRGDNPGFLALHNTQQPVIPMFSTLKELRRYAGKESKYFVITGAEVIDLLPTGYGFVIDMEGDHRMVFDAKAVEQMVDFAMRRMYG; the protein is encoded by the coding sequence ATGTACGGCTACGACCAGAATCCTGGCGCCCAGCAGCAGTACGCACCCCCGCAGCAGCCGATGGGCGGCGGCGGATACGGGGAGCAGCCGCTGTACCCGGAGCCGTCCCCTCCGTCGCTGGCGGACGCGGTGCGGGCGTTCACGACCGGGTCGCTCTCCGCCGAGGACTTCCAGCAGATCTTCGCGACGTCGAAGGTCTACTGCCCGCGCGGTGACAATCCGGGGTTCCTGGCCCTGCACAACACCCAGCAGCCGGTCATCCCGATGTTCAGCACGCTCAAGGAGCTGCGGCGGTACGCGGGCAAGGAGTCGAAGTACTTCGTGATCACGGGCGCGGAGGTGATCGATCTGCTGCCGACGGGGTACGGCTTCGTGATCGACATGGAGGGCGACCACCGGATGGTCTTCGACGCGAAGGCCGTGGAGCAGATGGTCGACTTCGCGATGCGCCGGATGTACGGCTGA